A single window of Leishmania panamensis strain MHOM/PA/94/PSC-1 chromosome 35 sequence DNA harbors:
- a CDS encoding MFS general substrate transporter, putative (TriTrypDB/GeneDB-style sysID: LpmP.35.2830), which yields MLSSFKYTFSQTKYVAHRAACGLHVIDEVKRFRALVCTLFCSICVSLVFAFDLFSDQFQSRFNLSDGDLSTISTVGVVLCYFVIPYGVLYDHIGPLPLFVIAGVTGFIGCLGLGLIFDGKIKGNTATISIFYGFMNTCSGLFDAASIVTLVELFPRNRGPVIGLAKVMTGLGSSVISSINRGFFSNNISGFIYFIMALTVLVSVVGMLLIALPPYFVNWWRARNKTGEQISALTSLKSIYAKKFVPVRRIAYGYVMVICLVIFFAATAPILAYTKVSDGGKAVIGGITMVLCMSFWVMAMPIPWLGGVNEPLEQQSSTFDDVEGEVLAVEGRKPNGLTSVEPLETGNEPLGISPVSNDDAARGQSLVDVEAVEDGPQDPRYGGTIWETLMRPDIWLILIAFVCQGALGTIVTYNGSTIYVARTGRPRTAELGSLYTAFIGVGSAVGRISMGLFEAYVQHQSPENRKVLVTIALPVAPAIATIAGILILVLPGDALLFPYILVYFEEGIFNGVRALIFPCIFAGHHGILYNMSFCTNVIGVICFNRFLFGLIVDKEREKMGNTVEQGCTLRACVQTPIIVVTCTAALAAVLATVVHIRYARFVTQYRTPLKKMAL from the coding sequence ATGCTCAGCAGTTTCAAGTACACATTCAGCCAAACCAAGTACGTCGCTCACCGGGCGGCGTGTGGACTGCACGTGATTGATGAAGTGAAGCGCTTCCGTGCGCTAGTGTGCACTCTGTTCTGCAGCATCTGTGTCTCACTTGTGTTCGCTTTCGACCTCTTCAGTGATCAGTTCCAAAGCCGCTTCAACCTCTCCGATGGTGATCTCTCCACGATCAGCACAGTCGGTGTGGTGCTCTGCTACTTTGTGATTCCGTATGGTGTTCTCTACGATCATATCGGCCCTCTGCCGCTGTTTGTGATTGCCGGCGTGACGGGGTTCATTGGCTGCCTTGGCCTCGGGCTCATATTCGACGGCAAAATCAAGGGCAACACTGCGACCATCTCGATCTTCTACGGCTTCATGAACACGTGCAGTGGCCTCTTCGACGCCGCGTCGATTGTCACGCTGGTGGAACTCTTTCCACGCAACCGTGGTCCCGTGATCGGATTGGCCAAGGTGATGACGGGTCTTGGCAGCTCCGTCATCTCCTCCATCAATcgcggcttcttctccaACAACATCAGCGGCTTCATCTACTTCATCATGGCCCTCACGGTGCTTGTCTCGGTGGTGGGGATGCTTCTCATTGCGCTGCCACCGTACTTTGTGAACTGGTGGCGCGCCCGCAACAAGACAGGGGAGCAGATTTCCGCCCTGACATCGTTGAAGTCCATCTACGCGAAGAAGTTCGTTCCGGTGCGCCGCATTGCGTATGGCTACGTCATGGTGATCTGTCTCGTCATTTTCTTTGCCGCCACAGCCCCAATACTGGCGTACACGAAGGTGTCAGACGGCGGCAAGGCGGTCATCGGTGGCATCACAATGGTGCTGTGCATGTCCTTCTGGGTGATGGCGATGCCGATTCCCTGGCTCGGTGGTGTGAACGAGCCTttggagcagcagagcagcacctTTGACGATGTCGAGGGCGAGGTCCTGGCTGTCGAGGGCCGAAAGCCGAATGGCCTGACTTCCGTGGAGCCACTGGAGACCGGGAACGAGCCTCTCGGCATATCTCCCGTCAGCAACGACGATGCGGCGCGCGGCCAGTCCCTTGTTGACGTGGAGGCCGTCGAGGATGGCCCGCAGGACCCTCGCTACGGTGGCACAATCTGGGAGACGCTCATGCGCCCTGACATTTGGCTCATCCTCATTGCATTTGTCTGCCAGGGTGCCCTTGGTACAATTGTCACGTATAACGGCAGCACCATCTACGTTGCCCGCACAGGCCGCCCGCGTACCGCGGAGCTGGGCTCCCTCTACACCGCCTTCATTGGCGTGGGCAGCGCCGTAGGTCGCATCTCGATGGGTCTGTTCGAGGCGTACGTGCAGCACCAGAGCCCGGAGAACCGCAAGGTGCTTGTTACGATCGCCCTGCCTGTCGCCCCGGCCATTGCCACAATTGCCGGTATTCTGATCCTTGTGCTTCCTGGTgacgctctcctctttccgtACATCCTCGTCTACTTCGAGGAGGGCATCTTCAacggcgtgcgtgcgctcaTCTTCCCCTGCATTTTCGCCGGCCACCACGGTATCCTGTACAACATGAGCTTTTGCACCAACGTCATTGGCGTCATCTGTTTCAATCGCTTCCTCTTCGGCCTCATCGTGGACAAGGAGCGCGAGAAGATGGGCAACACAGTGGAGCAGGGTTGCACGCTCCGCGCGTGCGTTCAGACACCTATCATCGTCGTCACGTGCACGGCGGCCttagcggcggtgctggcaaCCGTTGTACATATTCGCTATGCCCGCTTCGTGACGCAGTACCGCACGCCTTTGAAGAAGATGGCTTTGTAG